The Streptomyces halobius genomic interval GTTTTGTCCGAAGAACGCCACCCCGGGGCGTCGCTCCCCGGTTCCTCGCATTGCGTACTCATCATAAGAAACCGCAACAGATCTTCCCGTCGGCGAGATCTCTACCGAAAGCGAGGGGCCGTGGCTGCGACCAAGGTCATGAAGTTCTGGGCGGTGTGTCTTGCCGTACTCGGCAAGCTGCTGGCCTCGCTGGGGGTCTCCGCCGCGGCGTCGGCGGCGCGCCGGGAGGCGGCGGTGTACGAGGACGGTGTGAGGGACACTGCGCCGGACGCCGCGGGGGACACCGAGCCGGACCGTGACCGTATGCCGCTTGACGGCCATCCCCCCTTCGGCCGACGGACGGTCGGGGTCGATGCGCAGCTGCCGCCCACCATCAAGCAGCGCATCCGCGCCGAGGCGCACGGTGCCTCGCCCACCGCGCGTACCCGGCTCGCCACCGACGTCGAGCCGTTGCACACCGTCCCCGCGGGGGCCGTGCTGGACACCGGCACCGACGCGGACAAGATCCCCGCGACCATCCCGGCGGCCCGCCGCCGTACGCCCGCGAGGATCCTGGCCTGACGGATCGCGAGGACCCGGCCCCGGTTGCACGAGGGCCCGGCCCCGGCTGTGCCCGCAATCGTGTCCACAGGGTGTGGATCGGTGCCGGCCCAACGGCCGGCACAGTGAATCCCGTGGTCGGACAGGGTGAATGCGGGGAACCGGCCGCTGGTCACGCTTGGTGGATTCCGGGGTGCCCAGTAGCAGGACCGCGGGTATCAACCCCGAGGGGCAGGACCACACCGTGACGAAGAGGGAGGCGTTTTCGTGCGGTGAGTTGTGGTGGGTTGCGGTGGGCTATGGTCCGCTGCGGTGGGTGGCGTAACCCTGTCAGAGGGGGAGGAGCTGGCGGCCGTGACGGTGGCCGGGACCGTGACCGTCGACGATCCGCTGGATGTCGCTGCTGCCCACCTGGCCGCCCTCGACCGAATGGGCGCTGTTGGTGGACCCGTTGGTGCTTTCGATGTTTCCGCTGTCGTTCGGGTTCCCGCGATTGAGGAAGTTGTTGCTGTTCACGCTGAAGCAGGCGAGTGGCCGGCTTACAGGTGGGCAGCTTGCTCACAGCAGCAGGCGCTCCGGCATCGGCTCTTCCACGCCGTCCAGCTCCAGCGTGCAGTGCGGCGGGGCCGGGACGAGGCGCGGT includes:
- a CDS encoding DUF6344 domain-containing protein — encoded protein: MAATKVMKFWAVCLAVLGKLLASLGVSAAASAARREAAVYEDGVRDTAPDAAGDTEPDRDRMPLDGHPPFGRRTVGVDAQLPPTIKQRIRAEAHGASPTARTRLATDVEPLHTVPAGAVLDTGTDADKIPATIPAARRRTPARILA